In one window of Rhizobium sp. ACO-34A DNA:
- a CDS encoding universal stress protein gives MTRPYKELDVRPILRNGGEPFQAIMEAVQSLAPGEGLRLLATFKPEPLFRVMGKRGFGHEVSEIGGGDWQVLFTPEAGGPADISASASGNDAAAWAEPVFHLDLADLDPPEPMTRILAKIELMDPGEVLFALLSREPVFLMPELEKRGHQWVGNFDEAGSAYRMLIRVGEARE, from the coding sequence ATGACACGACCATACAAGGAACTTGATGTGCGCCCCATCCTGCGCAATGGAGGTGAGCCGTTTCAGGCCATCATGGAGGCTGTGCAGTCGCTTGCGCCGGGCGAAGGGCTGCGACTGCTGGCGACGTTCAAGCCCGAGCCACTGTTTCGCGTGATGGGCAAGCGCGGCTTCGGCCATGAAGTCTCGGAGATCGGTGGAGGTGACTGGCAGGTGCTCTTCACCCCGGAGGCTGGCGGTCCCGCCGATATTTCCGCATCGGCCAGCGGAAACGACGCCGCGGCATGGGCGGAGCCGGTGTTTCATCTCGACCTCGCCGATCTCGATCCGCCGGAACCGATGACACGCATTCTGGCGAAGATCGAACTCATGGATCCCGGCGAGGTTCTGTTCGCCCTTCTTTCCCGAGAGCCGGTTTTCCTCATGCCGGAGCTGGAGAAGCGTGGGCATCAATGGGTCGGCAATTTCGATGAAGCTGGCTCTGCCTATCGGATGCTGATACGTGTCGGTGAAGCCCGGGAGTAA
- a CDS encoding nitrite reductase, copper-containing, with product MTEQFQVTRRTILAGAAFAGALAPIIKTSEARAEGGGIKTNVAATAADIAKLPREKVELVKPPFVHAHTQKAEGGPKVVEFTMTIKEQKMILDDAGTEVHAMTFNGSVPGPLMVVHEGDYVELTLINPDTNTLQHNIDFHAATGALGGGALTLVNPGEKTVLRFKATKAGVFVYHCAPPGMVPWHVTSGMNGAIMVLPRDGLKDAKGNDLTYDKIYYVGEQDFYVPKDENGNFKKYESAGDAYADTLEVMRSLTPSHIVFNGAVGALTGQNAMKAEVGDRVLIVHSQANRDTRPHLIGGHGDYVWATGKFHNVPETDQETWFIPGGAAGAAYYTFHQPGVYAYVNHNLIEAFELGAAAHFTVTGEWNDDLMTSVLAPSAS from the coding sequence ATGACTGAGCAGTTTCAGGTAACCCGCCGCACAATCCTGGCCGGCGCGGCCTTTGCCGGCGCCCTGGCGCCGATCATCAAGACTTCCGAGGCACGCGCCGAAGGAGGTGGCATCAAGACCAACGTAGCCGCAACGGCTGCCGACATCGCCAAGCTTCCCCGGGAAAAGGTCGAACTGGTCAAGCCCCCGTTCGTCCATGCCCACACCCAGAAGGCCGAAGGCGGTCCGAAGGTCGTCGAGTTCACCATGACCATCAAGGAACAGAAGATGATCCTCGATGATGCGGGCACGGAAGTGCACGCCATGACCTTCAACGGTTCGGTTCCCGGGCCTCTGATGGTCGTGCATGAAGGCGACTATGTCGAGCTGACCCTGATCAACCCCGACACCAATACGTTGCAGCACAACATCGACTTCCATGCTGCAACCGGTGCCCTGGGTGGCGGCGCACTGACGCTGGTCAATCCCGGCGAGAAGACGGTCTTGCGCTTCAAGGCAACCAAGGCCGGCGTTTTCGTCTACCACTGCGCACCTCCCGGAATGGTTCCGTGGCATGTTACCTCGGGCATGAACGGCGCGATCATGGTGCTGCCGCGTGACGGCCTGAAGGACGCCAAGGGCAACGACCTGACCTATGACAAGATCTACTATGTCGGCGAACAGGACTTCTACGTTCCCAAGGACGAGAACGGCAACTTCAAGAAATACGAGAGCGCCGGCGATGCCTATGCCGATACGCTTGAGGTCATGCGGTCGCTTACCCCGAGCCACATCGTCTTCAACGGTGCGGTCGGCGCGCTCACCGGCCAGAATGCCATGAAGGCAGAGGTTGGCGACCGGGTCCTGATCGTGCATTCGCAGGCCAACCGCGATACCCGTCCGCACCTGATCGGCGGGCATGGCGACTATGTCTGGGCGACCGGCAAGTTCCATAACGTGCCGGAAACCGACCAGGAAACCTGGTTCATTCCCGGAGGTGCCGCGGGCGCTGCCTACTACACTTTCCATCAGCCGGGCGTTTACGCCTATGTGAACCACAACCTGATCGAGGCCTTCGAGCTTGGGGCCGCAGCCCACTTCACCGTTACCGGTGAATGGAACGACGACCTGATGACCTCGGTGCTGGCACCGAGCGCAAGCTGA
- a CDS encoding Crp/Fnr family transcriptional regulator — MKIDRAVVKSLPLFDRMSDEELDRLLSYATSRRVPQGEAVFEQGQPATSFFLLLHGRLKVTQVTEDGQQIIVRVVHPGDLFGFAKALQRTDYPGTAIAAAESVTLCWPTDLWPNFVEHNPRLAVSAMQTIGQRLEEAHTRIREMSTQEVERRVAHAVLRLARKAGRKEAGGIRIDFPISRQDIAEMTGTTLHTVSRILSAWESLGLVEGGRQKLLVTDLEGLAELADGARD, encoded by the coding sequence GTGAAGATTGACCGTGCCGTCGTGAAGTCGCTCCCATTGTTCGATCGCATGAGCGACGAAGAACTGGACAGGCTACTCTCGTACGCGACCTCGCGTCGCGTGCCGCAGGGCGAAGCCGTGTTCGAACAGGGGCAGCCGGCAACCAGTTTCTTCCTTCTCCTCCATGGACGCCTCAAGGTCACGCAGGTGACGGAGGACGGACAGCAGATCATCGTGCGTGTCGTCCATCCCGGAGATCTCTTCGGTTTTGCCAAGGCACTGCAGCGGACGGATTATCCCGGCACCGCGATTGCTGCGGCCGAGAGCGTGACGCTCTGCTGGCCGACCGATCTCTGGCCGAATTTCGTCGAGCACAATCCCCGCCTCGCAGTCAGCGCCATGCAGACCATCGGCCAGCGGCTGGAGGAGGCCCATACCCGCATCCGGGAGATGTCGACCCAGGAAGTGGAGCGCCGCGTCGCCCATGCGGTGCTGCGTCTGGCGCGCAAGGCCGGGCGAAAGGAAGCGGGCGGCATCCGCATCGACTTTCCGATTTCCCGGCAGGACATTGCCGAAATGACCGGTACCACGCTGCACACCGTCTCGCGCATTCTCAGCGCCTGGGAGTCGCTCGGGCTTGTCGAGGGCGGACGACAGAAGCTGCTGGTGACCGATCTTGAAGGCCTCGCCGAACTGGCAGACGGTGCCCGCGATTAA
- a CDS encoding aminotransferase: MNQTTQEKPSIDVRTVPPAERHPRIFGMLNALLPGGAMLITSDHDPRPLHYQLEMHFSGMFGWEYLEQGPDVWRVEIERLQNSGCDCCCGADH, from the coding sequence ATGAACCAGACCACGCAAGAAAAGCCCTCGATCGATGTTCGCACCGTGCCGCCGGCTGAGCGGCATCCCCGCATCTTCGGCATGCTCAATGCATTGCTTCCCGGTGGGGCCATGCTGATTACCAGCGATCACGATCCGCGCCCGCTGCATTATCAGCTCGAGATGCATTTCTCCGGCATGTTCGGCTGGGAATATCTCGAGCAGGGTCCGGACGTCTGGCGCGTCGAAATCGAGAGGCTGCAGAACAGCGGCTGCGACTGCTGCTGCGGCGCGGATCATTGA
- a CDS encoding nitric-oxide reductase large subunit has translation MKYQTQKVAMLYFYGALGLFLAQVLFGVLAGTIYVLPNTLSELLPFNIVRMIHTNALIVWLLMGFMGATYYLLPEEAETELYSPKIAIAQFWLFLVAAAIAVVGYLFHIHEGREFLEQPFAIKVGIVIVCLMFLFNITLTVLKGRKTVVTNILIFGLWGVAIFFLFAFYNPANLALDKMYWWYVVHLWVEGVWELIMASVLAFLMIKLNGIDREVVEKWLYVIVGLALFSGILGTGHHYYWIGAPGYWQWIGSLFSTLEVAPFFTMVIFTFVMTWKAGRKHPNRAALLWSIGCSVMAFFGAGVWGFLHTLSSVNYYTHGTQVTAAHGHLAFFGAYVMLNLAVMAYAVPEIRGRRPYNQWLSIASFWAMCTAMSVMTFALTFAGVLQVHLQRVLGESYMAVQDQLALFYWIRLGSGVVVLVSALMFIWSILVPGKEREASFGGVVEPAE, from the coding sequence ATGAAGTACCAGACACAGAAGGTCGCGATGCTGTATTTCTACGGCGCGCTCGGCCTGTTCCTCGCCCAGGTCCTGTTCGGCGTACTCGCCGGCACGATCTATGTCCTTCCCAATACGCTTTCCGAGCTGCTGCCCTTCAACATCGTCCGGATGATCCATACCAATGCGTTGATCGTCTGGCTGCTGATGGGCTTCATGGGCGCCACCTATTATCTCCTGCCGGAAGAGGCGGAGACGGAGCTTTACAGCCCCAAGATCGCCATCGCGCAGTTCTGGCTCTTCCTGGTCGCGGCCGCGATCGCCGTGGTCGGCTACCTCTTCCATATCCATGAGGGGCGCGAGTTCCTTGAGCAGCCCTTCGCCATCAAGGTCGGCATCGTGATCGTCTGCCTGATGTTCCTGTTCAACATCACGCTGACGGTGCTGAAAGGCCGCAAGACGGTCGTCACCAACATCCTGATCTTCGGTCTCTGGGGCGTGGCGATCTTCTTCCTCTTCGCCTTCTACAATCCGGCGAACCTCGCGCTCGACAAGATGTACTGGTGGTACGTCGTCCATCTGTGGGTCGAGGGCGTGTGGGAACTGATCATGGCGTCGGTGCTCGCCTTCCTGATGATCAAGCTCAACGGCATCGACCGCGAAGTGGTCGAGAAGTGGCTCTACGTCATCGTCGGTCTGGCGCTGTTCTCCGGCATTCTCGGAACGGGCCACCATTACTACTGGATCGGCGCTCCGGGTTACTGGCAGTGGATCGGTTCGCTGTTCTCGACGCTCGAAGTCGCTCCGTTCTTCACCATGGTCATCTTCACCTTCGTGATGACCTGGAAGGCCGGCCGCAAGCATCCGAACCGGGCGGCGCTGCTCTGGTCCATCGGCTGCTCAGTCATGGCTTTCTTCGGCGCGGGCGTCTGGGGCTTCCTGCACACGCTGTCGTCGGTGAACTACTACACCCACGGCACGCAGGTCACGGCGGCCCATGGCCATCTCGCCTTCTTCGGTGCCTATGTGATGCTGAACCTCGCCGTCATGGCCTATGCGGTTCCCGAGATCCGCGGACGGCGGCCGTATAACCAGTGGCTTTCCATTGCCAGCTTCTGGGCCATGTGCACGGCAATGTCGGTCATGACCTTCGCGCTCACCTTCGCGGGCGTGCTGCAGGTGCATCTGCAGCGGGTTCTCGGCGAAAGCTACATGGCCGTGCAGGACCAGCTCGCCCTGTTCTACTGGATCCGCCTCGGTTCGGGTGTCGTCGTGCTCGTCTCGGCGCTGATGTTCATCTGGTCGATCCTTGTGCCTGGCAAGGAACGCGAAGCCAGCTTCGGCGGCGTTGTTGAGCCGGCGGAATAA
- a CDS encoding oxygen-independent coproporphyrinogen III oxidase: MSLDIVEKYGEARLPRYTSYPTAPRFSPSIGTGTYGDWLTQIPEGEPVSLYLHIPFCRSMCWYCGCHTSITLKDEPILDYLDVLKREISIVAKTAGRPLKVRNIHFGGGTPTIMKPEEFLDLSAFMQKRLDVMPGVDIAVEIDPRTLTGDMIGALAEAGVTRASLGVQSFDPVVQKAINRIQTAEQTAWATDRLRNSGIDSINFDLIYGLPHQTVASCIETTRTAIAMRPDRFAVFGYAHIPSFKKHQRLIDEEALPGAAERHAQAEAIAETLVAAGYRRIGLDHFARPEDELSLATENGRLHRNFQGYTTDACRTLIGFGASAIGRTAEGYVQNEVAIGQYAQRIASGQLATSKGYRLTREDRLRADVIERLMCDFEVDLDSLVRRHGFDTGLLTEGNTMLDRLASDGVIEIRNGIISVSSDYRFVIRVVAASFDAYLGEAGRTHSRAA, translated from the coding sequence ATGTCCCTTGATATCGTCGAAAAATACGGCGAAGCCCGCCTGCCCCGCTACACCAGCTATCCGACCGCGCCGCGTTTTTCCCCCTCCATCGGCACCGGCACCTATGGCGACTGGCTCACCCAGATCCCGGAGGGCGAACCCGTTTCGCTCTATCTTCACATCCCGTTCTGCCGGTCGATGTGCTGGTATTGCGGCTGTCATACCTCCATCACCCTCAAGGATGAGCCGATCCTCGACTATCTCGACGTGCTCAAGCGCGAGATATCCATTGTCGCGAAAACGGCTGGCAGGCCTCTGAAGGTCCGCAACATCCATTTCGGCGGCGGCACGCCCACGATCATGAAGCCCGAGGAATTCCTCGACCTCTCCGCCTTCATGCAGAAAAGGCTCGATGTGATGCCCGGCGTGGACATCGCCGTCGAGATCGATCCGCGCACCTTGACCGGCGACATGATCGGCGCGCTCGCCGAAGCCGGCGTTACCCGCGCAAGCCTCGGCGTCCAGAGCTTCGACCCGGTCGTGCAGAAGGCCATCAACCGCATACAGACCGCGGAACAGACGGCTTGGGCTACGGATCGGCTTCGCAACTCCGGTATCGACAGCATCAATTTCGACCTGATCTACGGCCTGCCCCACCAGACCGTAGCCTCCTGCATCGAAACCACCCGAACGGCGATCGCCATGCGACCCGATCGTTTCGCGGTCTTCGGCTATGCCCATATTCCCTCGTTCAAGAAACATCAGCGACTGATCGACGAAGAAGCCCTTCCCGGCGCCGCCGAACGTCACGCCCAGGCGGAGGCCATCGCCGAAACGCTTGTTGCGGCCGGCTATCGGCGCATCGGCCTCGATCATTTCGCACGACCCGAGGATGAACTCAGCCTTGCCACGGAAAACGGCCGCCTGCATCGCAATTTCCAGGGCTACACGACAGACGCCTGCCGCACACTCATCGGCTTCGGCGCATCTGCCATCGGCAGGACTGCTGAAGGTTACGTGCAGAACGAAGTCGCCATCGGCCAGTATGCGCAGCGGATCGCCTCGGGACAGCTTGCCACCTCGAAGGGTTACCGGCTGACGAGAGAGGATCGCCTGCGCGCCGACGTGATCGAACGGCTGATGTGCGATTTCGAGGTCGATCTCGACAGTCTCGTCCGCCGCCACGGCTTCGACACCGGCTTGCTGACCGAAGGCAATACGATGCTCGATAGACTGGCCAGTGACGGCGTCATCGAGATCAGGAATGGCATCATCAGCGTAAGCAGCGACTATCGCTTCGTGATCCGCGTGGTCGCAGCAAGCTTCGACGCCTATCTCGGCGAAGCCGGCCGTACCCATTCGAGAGCCGCCTGA
- a CDS encoding nitrate reductase, with protein MLSVHANHSVSVLSLMLPGVLLLGLAGALALRTGILPQSGMASVASPETVVIEPRAFSYRQAGEFFKAGFAVDAPMLEREIARPLTITRYQISTGEYDRCVADGACPARESKTPSSPDMPVTGVSYDDATAYAVWLSQHGDAVWSLPSDEQLAFATGSKFPDDALGVDPDSKNPALRWLADYQREAARKASREPAPQPFGYFGENEYGLADFAGNVWEWTTTCNRRVNLGASGEVLDSVESCGIYIASGKHRAPLSAFVREPKGGGCSVGTPPDNVGFRLVRDDRWFTRLFFTFRQARL; from the coding sequence ATGCTTTCCGTTCATGCAAATCATTCCGTTTCCGTCCTGTCGCTGATGCTGCCGGGGGTGCTGCTGCTTGGCCTTGCGGGGGCGCTTGCCCTGCGCACCGGCATCCTGCCGCAGTCCGGCATGGCTTCCGTGGCATCGCCGGAGACAGTTGTCATCGAGCCGCGGGCCTTCAGCTACCGGCAGGCGGGTGAGTTCTTCAAAGCCGGATTTGCCGTCGATGCCCCGATGCTGGAACGTGAGATCGCACGGCCGCTGACGATCACCAGATACCAGATCTCCACTGGCGAATATGACCGCTGCGTCGCGGACGGGGCCTGCCCTGCACGGGAATCGAAGACGCCATCTTCCCCCGACATGCCCGTGACCGGTGTCAGCTATGACGATGCGACTGCCTATGCGGTCTGGCTCAGTCAGCACGGCGATGCCGTCTGGTCGCTGCCGAGCGACGAGCAGCTTGCATTTGCGACGGGCTCGAAATTTCCCGACGATGCGCTTGGCGTCGATCCCGACAGCAAGAACCCCGCGCTCAGATGGCTGGCCGACTATCAGCGCGAAGCCGCCCGCAAGGCATCGCGGGAGCCCGCTCCGCAACCTTTCGGATATTTCGGCGAGAACGAATACGGGCTTGCCGATTTCGCCGGCAATGTCTGGGAATGGACGACCACCTGCAACCGGCGCGTCAACCTCGGGGCCTCGGGCGAGGTCCTCGATAGCGTCGAAAGCTGTGGTATCTATATCGCTTCCGGCAAGCATCGCGCGCCGCTCAGCGCCTTCGTGCGCGAACCGAAGGGCGGCGGATGCTCGGTCGGCACACCTCCCGATAATGTCGGCTTCCGTCTGGTGCGCGACGATCGCTGGTTTACGCGGCTCTTTTTCACCTTCCGCCAGGCAAGGCTCTAG
- a CDS encoding AAA family ATPase yields the protein MNLMLTNPPSPDIPAYSPAGNECALFETAWTRQLPLLLKGPTGCGKTRFVSHMAARLGLPLSTVSCHDDLAAADLTGRYLLKGGDTVWVDGPLTRAVREGGICYLDEVVEARKDVAVVLHPLTDDRRILPLERTGEQLEAPPGFMLVVSYNPGYQNLLKTLKPSTRQRFVAIEFDFLPKDREIEVVSSESGLAAGEVAPLVELARRLRALKGHDLEEGVSTRLLVYCASLIDAGLSPSDAVRSTMIEPLTDEPDVRAALIELSQAVIR from the coding sequence ATGAACCTGATGCTCACCAATCCGCCTTCGCCCGATATCCCGGCCTATTCTCCGGCGGGCAACGAATGCGCGCTTTTCGAGACCGCCTGGACGCGCCAGCTGCCGCTGCTGCTCAAGGGGCCGACCGGATGCGGCAAGACCCGTTTCGTCAGCCACATGGCGGCCCGGCTCGGCCTGCCGCTTTCGACGGTTTCCTGCCATGACGATCTTGCCGCTGCCGATCTCACCGGCCGTTACCTGCTCAAGGGCGGCGACACGGTGTGGGTGGATGGGCCGCTGACACGCGCCGTGCGCGAGGGCGGGATCTGCTATCTGGACGAGGTGGTGGAAGCCCGGAAGGACGTGGCCGTCGTGCTCCATCCTCTCACCGACGACCGGCGCATCCTGCCGCTTGAACGCACCGGCGAACAGCTCGAAGCGCCGCCCGGCTTCATGCTCGTCGTTTCCTATAATCCCGGCTACCAGAACCTCCTGAAGACGCTGAAGCCCTCCACCCGCCAGCGGTTCGTCGCCATCGAATTCGATTTTCTTCCGAAGGATCGCGAGATCGAGGTCGTTTCCTCCGAAAGCGGACTTGCCGCCGGTGAGGTCGCACCGCTGGTCGAACTGGCGCGGCGGCTGAGGGCGCTCAAGGGCCATGATCTTGAAGAGGGCGTTTCGACCCGTCTCCTCGTCTATTGCGCCAGCCTGATCGATGCCGGCCTTTCACCGAGCGATGCCGTCCGCTCGACCATGATCGAGCCGCTGACGGATGAGCCGGATGTGCGGGCCGCGCTGATCGAGCTCTCGCAGGCGGTTATCCGCTAA
- a CDS encoding protein norD — translation MLDFLELEETVGRAWHNIAGNTRTWPRYPQAAVSLEEIQPMLVVCFRGFGGERTVQMAPARGRTSGHRLKFRQRLGLGEEKLVQPGRDHATLMLPPVIDLMPEADLNRDLYVWLAAMMAVMPLEPVPDADPLRRDLAVLEQARVTVENVIAAFPGMADRYARLCLALLAERQRGKLPRIEQMVEERIVDLLRKGAGLGPLHPPVILPAKGPPGYLPMLPVPLWPDALLREESAPREVEDRPAVGGDRQAMAVGRHIATREKSNGRDKDRSPFILNRFEKILAMAEMVNVDRPGDDTDDHDATAAEELDDMTLGERKGRPSARFRFDLDLPPEALDRTPLTAELSYPEWDYRQGVYLKDYCRVLAAPAPEEGDSLETDAAMKGLMRRVRRQFEVLRPKHEMLRAQLDGVDLDLDAVVRSRSDLAAGGEGSDRIHLMSRPQAHDLAVTLLVDVSLSTDAWFDDRRVLDVEKEALLVLANGLAACGDNHSILTFTSRRRSWVRVETVKDFGEKMGPAIERRIGALKPGYYTRIGAAIRHASAGLAKQPNRRQLLLVLTDGKPNDVDHYEGRFALEDSRRAVMEARRKGIRVFGVTVDRDAKSYVPAIFGQHGYAIVSNIAKLPAALPAIYRSLAG, via the coding sequence ATGCTGGACTTCCTCGAGCTTGAAGAAACCGTGGGGCGTGCCTGGCACAACATTGCCGGCAACACGCGGACATGGCCGCGCTATCCGCAGGCTGCGGTGTCGCTGGAAGAGATCCAGCCGATGCTTGTCGTCTGCTTTCGCGGGTTCGGCGGTGAGCGCACGGTGCAGATGGCGCCGGCCCGCGGACGAACCTCCGGCCATCGACTGAAGTTTCGCCAGCGGCTGGGGCTCGGAGAGGAAAAGCTGGTGCAGCCCGGCCGCGACCACGCCACGCTCATGCTTCCCCCGGTGATCGATCTGATGCCGGAGGCCGATCTGAACCGCGATCTCTATGTCTGGCTGGCCGCGATGATGGCGGTGATGCCGCTGGAACCGGTGCCGGATGCCGATCCCCTGCGGCGGGATCTCGCGGTGCTTGAGCAGGCGCGGGTGACGGTGGAAAATGTCATTGCAGCCTTTCCCGGAATGGCGGACCGTTATGCCCGTCTTTGCCTTGCGCTCCTTGCCGAACGCCAGCGGGGCAAGCTGCCGCGCATCGAGCAGATGGTAGAGGAACGCATCGTCGATCTTCTGCGTAAGGGGGCGGGTCTCGGTCCGCTGCATCCGCCCGTGATCCTGCCGGCGAAGGGGCCGCCCGGATATCTGCCGATGCTGCCGGTTCCGCTCTGGCCGGATGCGCTGCTGCGTGAAGAAAGCGCGCCCCGCGAGGTAGAGGATCGGCCGGCTGTGGGCGGCGACAGACAGGCCATGGCAGTAGGCCGCCACATCGCGACGCGGGAGAAGAGCAATGGCCGCGACAAGGATCGCAGTCCGTTCATCCTCAACCGGTTCGAGAAAATCCTGGCGATGGCGGAGATGGTCAATGTCGACCGCCCCGGCGACGACACCGACGACCATGACGCAACGGCGGCCGAAGAACTCGATGACATGACGCTCGGCGAGCGGAAGGGACGGCCATCCGCCCGTTTCCGGTTCGATCTCGATCTGCCGCCGGAAGCGCTCGACCGAACACCCCTGACGGCCGAGCTTTCCTATCCGGAATGGGACTACAGGCAGGGCGTCTATCTCAAGGATTACTGCCGGGTGCTTGCCGCGCCCGCGCCGGAGGAGGGTGATTCTCTGGAGACAGATGCGGCGATGAAGGGACTGATGCGCCGGGTGCGGCGGCAGTTCGAAGTGCTGCGTCCTAAACACGAGATGCTCCGCGCCCAGCTTGATGGCGTCGATCTCGACCTCGATGCCGTCGTGCGCAGCCGCAGCGATCTTGCCGCCGGCGGAGAGGGCAGCGACCGCATCCATCTGATGAGCCGGCCGCAGGCCCATGATCTCGCCGTGACGCTGCTTGTCGACGTTTCTCTCTCAACGGATGCATGGTTCGATGACCGGCGCGTGCTCGATGTGGAGAAGGAGGCTCTTCTCGTGCTGGCCAACGGCCTCGCCGCCTGTGGCGACAATCATTCGATCCTGACTTTCACCTCCCGACGCAGGTCATGGGTTCGCGTCGAAACCGTGAAGGACTTCGGCGAGAAGATGGGACCGGCAATCGAGCGGCGCATCGGCGCGCTGAAGCCCGGCTACTATACCCGGATCGGGGCGGCGATTCGCCATGCCTCTGCCGGGCTCGCAAAGCAGCCGAACCGGCGGCAGCTGCTATTGGTGCTGACGGACGGCAAGCCGAACGATGTCGATCACTACGAGGGCCGTTTTGCGCTGGAGGACAGCCGTCGCGCGGTGATGGAAGCCCGGCGCAAGGGTATCCGGGTCTTCGGCGTGACGGTCGACCGCGATGCCAAGTCCTATGTGCCGGCGATCTTCGGCCAGCACGGTTATGCGATCGTCTCCAACATCGCGAAATTGCCGGCGGCCCTGCCGGCGATCTATCGCAGCCTTGCGGGTTAG
- a CDS encoding pseudoazurin has product MTMMMKRLVAATAILAAVAGTAAAADFEVHMLNKGKDGAMVFEPAGIKIAAGDTVTFIPTDKGHNAESIKGMIPDGAAEFKGKMSETIKVTFDVPGVYGIKCAPHVGMGMVGVVVVNDPSANLDAFKTVKLPKKAQERIDAALASVQ; this is encoded by the coding sequence ATGACCATGATGATGAAGCGTCTCGTTGCCGCCACCGCGATCCTCGCCGCAGTTGCCGGCACTGCCGCTGCCGCCGATTTCGAAGTTCATATGTTGAACAAGGGCAAGGACGGCGCGATGGTCTTCGAGCCGGCAGGCATCAAAATCGCGGCTGGCGATACGGTGACCTTCATTCCGACCGACAAGGGCCACAATGCCGAGAGCATCAAGGGCATGATCCCGGATGGTGCCGCCGAGTTCAAGGGCAAGATGAGCGAGACGATCAAGGTGACCTTCGACGTGCCCGGCGTCTATGGCATCAAGTGCGCACCGCATGTGGGCATGGGCATGGTCGGCGTGGTCGTCGTCAATGACCCGAGCGCGAACCTCGATGCCTTCAAGACCGTCAAGCTGCCGAAAAAGGCCCAGGAGCGCATCGACGCAGCGCTTGCGAGCGTGCAGTAA
- a CDS encoding short-chain dehydrogenase yields the protein MNTSQQTSRPAGGIPRGLSKTGPVLFSYGFRPFFLGAAIVAMAAMILWIAALAGLVDVGGSYSAHHWHAHEMLFGFSSAVVAGFLLTAVPNWTGRLPVSGRPLAGLFALWVAGRLLMLWPDLTGLVPSVAIESLFLPVLLFICAREIIAGRKWKDLKVLGVLAVLSLANIGFHLDTLAGEHGGMVERLAVSAYLVLIMIIGGRIIPSFSRNWLNQKGETRFPVSYGRFDTVVIVIGALALACWSFRPDEPATLALAAVAGIAHAARLRRWRGLAVWPEKLLFILHVAYAFLPLGFAAIALGDRIGLGDTAIMHVMTVGAMAAMMLAVMTRATRGHTGRQLTSSRLTNASYVAILMAAILRPLADILPDQAMTLYSLAGLAWLTAFGLFLTEYGPMLARVRRG from the coding sequence ATGAACACCAGCCAACAGACGAGCCGCCCGGCGGGCGGCATTCCACGCGGACTTTCCAAAACAGGACCGGTCCTGTTTTCCTATGGCTTCCGTCCCTTCTTTCTCGGCGCGGCAATCGTCGCCATGGCGGCCATGATCCTCTGGATCGCGGCGCTGGCCGGCCTTGTGGACGTCGGAGGCTCCTACAGCGCCCACCACTGGCATGCCCATGAAATGCTGTTCGGCTTTTCCTCCGCTGTCGTCGCCGGCTTTCTCCTGACCGCGGTTCCAAACTGGACCGGCCGCCTGCCGGTTTCGGGACGGCCGCTCGCCGGCTTGTTCGCGCTCTGGGTGGCAGGCCGCCTGCTGATGCTCTGGCCGGACCTGACCGGCCTTGTTCCTTCGGTCGCCATCGAGAGCCTGTTTCTCCCGGTTCTACTCTTCATCTGCGCCCGCGAAATCATCGCCGGACGCAAATGGAAGGATCTGAAGGTCCTCGGCGTGCTCGCCGTGCTGTCGCTCGCCAATATCGGCTTCCATCTGGATACGCTGGCCGGCGAGCATGGCGGCATGGTCGAGAGGCTGGCGGTTTCAGCCTATCTCGTCCTCATCATGATCATCGGCGGCCGCATCATTCCGAGCTTCAGCCGCAACTGGCTGAACCAGAAGGGCGAGACGCGCTTTCCGGTATCCTACGGCCGTTTCGATACCGTCGTCATCGTGATAGGCGCGCTGGCGCTGGCCTGCTGGAGCTTTCGCCCGGATGAGCCGGCAACGCTTGCGCTTGCCGCGGTCGCCGGCATCGCCCATGCCGCAAGACTCAGGCGTTGGCGCGGGCTGGCCGTGTGGCCGGAAAAGCTGCTCTTCATCCTGCACGTCGCCTACGCCTTCCTGCCACTCGGATTTGCGGCAATCGCGCTCGGTGACCGCATCGGCCTTGGCGATACCGCGATCATGCATGTCATGACGGTCGGTGCCATGGCGGCGATGATGCTGGCGGTGATGACCCGCGCCACTCGCGGCCACACCGGCAGGCAACTGACCTCTTCGCGGCTCACCAACGCTTCCTATGTCGCAATCCTCATGGCAGCGATACTCAGACCGCTTGCCGACATTCTGCCTGACCAGGCCATGACGCTTTACAGCCTTGCCGGTCTGGCATGGCTGACTGCCTTCGGCCTCTTTCTCACGGAATACGGTCCGATGCTCGCACGCGTTCGCCGCGGCTGA